In Nocardia yunnanensis, one DNA window encodes the following:
- a CDS encoding nucleobase:cation symporter-2 family protein: MTTRATPVTRGPRFRAFADQHRAEFFFVQLVGGAAMGDSHSRVEVTVTRPEDQRYSLWQSLVYGTQHILTMYGGVIAPPLIVGGAAGLSASDMALLVTAGLFVSGLATLLQTLGIGPVGSRLPIVQGISFVSVSTMVTIAQEGGLRPVFGAIIVAGAIGLVLSSFFAKLVRFFPSVVTGTIITVIGLSLLPTAFRWAMGNNAKAADYGSMGNIGFAGLTLVIILVISRLFQGAISRLSILIGLVIGTIIAAATGHTDFSGVRKADIFALPPIMHFGSPTFQAGAIVSMTIVILVIMVETTADVLAISEIVGTEADSKRVAAGLRADMLSSGVAPIFGSFPCSAFAQNVGLVALTGIKSRFVVATGGVVLALLGLFPVVGAVVAGIPYPVLGGAGIVLFGSVAASGIRTLARVDFTDNLNMVLVAVAVGVGVIPIAAPTFWDKFPTGIGVVMHSGISATAIAAIVLNLAFNEFKRGNKPGASVFAAADDAKDELGDRLEDDIR; encoded by the coding sequence GTGACGACGCGCGCGACGCCGGTAACGCGTGGACCGCGATTCCGGGCTTTTGCTGACCAGCACCGCGCTGAGTTCTTCTTCGTACAGTTAGTAGGAGGTGCGGCGATGGGTGATAGCCATAGCCGCGTGGAAGTGACCGTGACTCGTCCAGAGGACCAGCGTTATTCGCTCTGGCAGTCCCTGGTCTACGGAACTCAGCACATCCTGACGATGTACGGCGGTGTGATCGCACCGCCGCTCATCGTGGGAGGTGCGGCCGGGCTCTCGGCGTCGGACATGGCACTGCTGGTGACGGCGGGCCTGTTCGTCTCCGGCCTGGCGACACTGCTACAGACCCTGGGCATCGGGCCGGTCGGCTCCAGATTGCCGATCGTGCAGGGCATTTCGTTCGTCAGCGTCTCGACGATGGTCACCATCGCGCAGGAGGGCGGGCTGCGGCCGGTCTTCGGCGCGATCATCGTCGCCGGTGCGATCGGCCTCGTCCTCTCCAGTTTCTTCGCGAAACTGGTCCGCTTCTTCCCATCCGTGGTGACGGGAACGATCATCACGGTGATCGGACTCTCGTTGCTGCCCACCGCATTCCGGTGGGCGATGGGCAACAACGCCAAGGCCGCCGACTACGGCTCGATGGGCAATATCGGCTTCGCGGGCCTGACCCTGGTGATCATCCTGGTGATCAGCCGCCTGTTCCAGGGCGCGATCTCGCGGCTGTCGATTCTCATCGGACTGGTGATCGGCACGATCATCGCGGCGGCGACCGGCCACACCGACTTCTCCGGGGTCCGCAAGGCCGACATCTTCGCGTTGCCGCCGATCATGCACTTCGGCAGCCCGACCTTCCAGGCCGGCGCGATCGTCTCGATGACCATCGTGATCCTGGTGATCATGGTGGAGACCACCGCCGACGTGCTCGCCATCAGCGAAATCGTCGGTACCGAAGCCGATTCCAAGCGGGTGGCGGCCGGTCTGCGGGCCGACATGCTGTCCTCGGGTGTGGCGCCGATCTTCGGCAGCTTCCCGTGCAGCGCGTTCGCGCAGAATGTGGGGCTGGTGGCGCTCACCGGCATCAAGAGCCGCTTCGTGGTCGCCACGGGCGGTGTGGTGCTGGCACTGCTGGGCCTGTTCCCGGTGGTCGGCGCGGTGGTGGCCGGGATTCCGTATCCCGTCCTCGGCGGCGCGGGCATCGTGTTGTTCGGTTCCGTTGCGGCGAGCGGTATTCGTACGCTGGCGCGGGTGGACTTCACCGACAACCTGAACATGGTCCTGGTGGCCGTGGCGGTCGGAGTGGGCGTGATTCCCATTGCCGCACCGACATTTTGGGACAAGTTCCCGACCGGCATCGGGGTGGTCATGCACTCCGGCATCTCGGCGACGGCCATCGCGGCCATTGTGCTGAACCTGGCGTTCAACGAGTTCAAGCGTGGAAACAAGCCCGGCGCTTCGGTGTTCGCGGCCGCCGACGACGCGAAGGACGAACTCGGCGATCGTCTCGAGGACGACATTCGCTGA
- a CDS encoding hydroxypyruvate isomerase family protein, protein MTHSLNYAVNCSLLFTELPILERAAASKAAGFDAIEFWWPFAEAVPSDRDVDAFVTSVQDAGVQLIGLNFFAGDMPGGDRGLVSWPARAAEFKDNIDVTVGIGERLGIKAFNALYGNRVDDATAEQQDELAVENLSAAVVAAARIGATILVEPVSGAPRYPLLTAADCLGVIDKVQAHSGVSNIGLLADLYHLAVNGDDVDKVIAEHTARIAHVQIADNPGRNEPGTGELPIEAQLTALQTNGYHGWAALEYKPSGATLDSFAWLPRERRAAK, encoded by the coding sequence ATGACTCACTCGCTGAACTACGCCGTGAACTGCTCGCTGCTGTTCACCGAGCTGCCGATCCTGGAGCGCGCCGCCGCTTCCAAGGCCGCCGGCTTCGACGCCATCGAGTTCTGGTGGCCTTTCGCCGAAGCCGTGCCCTCGGACCGGGACGTGGACGCGTTCGTCACCTCCGTGCAGGACGCCGGCGTGCAGCTGATCGGCCTCAACTTCTTCGCCGGCGACATGCCCGGCGGCGACCGCGGCCTGGTGTCGTGGCCCGCGCGTGCCGCGGAGTTCAAGGACAACATCGACGTCACCGTCGGTATCGGAGAGCGCTTGGGTATCAAGGCTTTCAACGCGCTCTACGGCAACCGGGTCGATGACGCCACCGCCGAGCAGCAGGACGAGCTGGCCGTCGAGAACCTCTCGGCCGCCGTCGTGGCCGCCGCCCGCATCGGCGCGACGATCCTGGTGGAGCCGGTCTCCGGCGCGCCCCGCTACCCGCTGCTGACCGCCGCCGACTGCCTCGGCGTCATCGACAAGGTGCAGGCGCACTCCGGTGTCTCGAACATCGGCCTGCTCGCGGACCTCTACCACCTCGCTGTGAACGGCGACGACGTGGACAAGGTGATCGCCGAGCACACCGCGCGCATCGCCCACGTACAGATCGCCGACAACCCGGGCCGCAATGAGCCCGGCACCGGCGAACTTCCGATCGAGGCGCAGCTCACCGCCCTGCAGACCAACGGCTACCACGGCTGGGCCGCCCTCGAGTACAAGCCGTCCGGCGCGACCCTCGACAGCTTCGCCTGGCTCCCGCGCGAGCGCCGCGCCGCCAAGTAA
- a CDS encoding 2-hydroxy-3-oxopropionate reductase — translation MSNIAFIGLGIMGSPMAVHLQNAGHTVKGFDLNPSNAQKLVDAGGRAVTSIADAVRGADVVAVMVPDSPHVQAVLAGEKGVFETAEPGALIIDFSSIRPDVTQELAKQAAERGFRLIDAPVSGGEPGAVNATLSIMVGGSAEDFAAAKPFLDTVGKTVVHVGTNGAGQTVKSANQLIVATNIQALAEAVVFLEAYGVELGPALDVLGGGLAGSAVLNQKREKMANREFAPGFRIDLHHKDMGIFTTAAREAGLVTPAGSLIAQLVASARANGDGHLDHSALLRGVERLSGTLNKEN, via the coding sequence ATGAGCAATATCGCTTTCATCGGCCTCGGCATCATGGGCAGCCCGATGGCCGTCCACCTGCAGAACGCCGGCCACACCGTCAAGGGCTTCGACCTGAACCCGTCCAACGCGCAGAAGCTGGTCGACGCCGGCGGCCGCGCCGTCACCTCGATCGCCGACGCCGTGCGCGGCGCGGACGTGGTGGCCGTGATGGTGCCGGACTCCCCGCACGTGCAGGCCGTACTCGCCGGTGAGAAGGGCGTTTTCGAGACCGCCGAGCCCGGCGCGCTGATCATCGACTTCTCCTCCATCCGCCCGGATGTCACCCAGGAGCTGGCCAAGCAGGCCGCCGAGCGTGGCTTCCGCCTGATCGACGCCCCGGTCTCCGGCGGCGAGCCGGGTGCGGTCAACGCCACCCTGTCGATCATGGTCGGCGGTTCGGCCGAGGACTTCGCGGCCGCCAAGCCGTTCCTGGACACCGTCGGCAAGACCGTCGTGCACGTGGGCACCAATGGCGCGGGCCAGACCGTGAAGTCGGCCAACCAGCTGATCGTGGCCACCAACATCCAGGCGCTGGCCGAGGCCGTGGTCTTCCTCGAGGCCTACGGCGTCGAGCTGGGCCCGGCCCTCGACGTGCTCGGCGGCGGCCTCGCCGGTTCGGCCGTGCTGAACCAGAAGCGCGAGAAGATGGCCAACCGCGAGTTCGCCCCGGGCTTCCGAATCGACCTGCACCACAAGGACATGGGCATCTTCACCACCGCCGCCCGTGAGGCCGGCCTGGTGACCCCGGCCGGTTCGCTGATCGCGCAGCTGGTCGCCTCGGCCCGCGCCAACGGCGACGGCCACCTGGACCACTCTGCACTGCTGCGCGGCGTCGAGCGCCTGAGCGGCACGCTGAACAAGGAGAACTGA
- the gcl gene encoding glyoxylate carboligase has translation MARMRTVDAAVLILEKEGATQAFGLPGAAINPFYSAMKKHGGIKHVLARHVEAASHMAEGYTRAKAGNIGVCIGTSGPAGTDMVTGLYSASADSTPILCITGQAPVAKLHKEDFQAVDIASIAKPLAKWATTVLEPAQVPGAFQKAFWLMREGRPGPVLIDLPIDVQLAEIEFDIDTYEPLPVVRPAATPAQAAKVLQMLNAAKRPLIIAGGGIINADASELLVKFAELTGVPVVPTLMGWGTLPDDHELNAGMVGLQTSHIYGNESLLESDFVLGIGNRWANRHTGALDVYTKDRTFVHVDIEPTQIGRVFAPDYGVVSDAGAALEQFIAVAESLDKVGSLTDHSAWVKQVRAKRATGQRKTHFDNVPLKPARVYEEMNKAFGPETRYVTTIGLSQIQASQMLHVYKPRHWINAGQAGPLGWTLPAALGVATAVKDEPVVALSGDYDFQFLIEELAVGAQFNIPYIHVLVNNSYLGLIRQAQRAFDMDYYVQLDFENINSPEVNGYGVDHVKVAEGLGCKAIRVFNPEDIGPAFEKAKSLMAEYKVPVVVECILERVTNVSMGAAGIDAITEFEELASAFADAPTATVPLD, from the coding sequence ATGGCACGCATGCGTACCGTCGACGCGGCGGTCCTGATCCTGGAAAAGGAAGGGGCCACACAGGCTTTCGGCCTGCCGGGCGCCGCGATCAACCCGTTCTACTCCGCCATGAAGAAGCACGGTGGCATCAAGCACGTGCTGGCCCGCCACGTCGAGGCCGCTTCGCACATGGCCGAGGGCTACACCCGCGCCAAGGCGGGCAATATCGGCGTCTGCATCGGCACCTCGGGCCCCGCGGGCACCGACATGGTGACCGGTCTGTACTCCGCCTCCGCGGATTCCACTCCGATCCTGTGCATCACGGGCCAGGCGCCCGTGGCCAAGCTGCACAAGGAGGACTTCCAGGCCGTCGACATCGCGTCCATCGCGAAGCCGCTGGCCAAGTGGGCGACCACCGTGCTGGAGCCCGCGCAGGTGCCGGGCGCCTTCCAGAAGGCGTTCTGGCTCATGCGCGAAGGCCGTCCGGGCCCGGTGCTCATCGATCTGCCGATCGACGTGCAGCTGGCCGAGATCGAGTTCGACATCGACACCTACGAGCCGCTGCCGGTCGTGCGCCCCGCCGCGACCCCGGCGCAGGCCGCCAAGGTGCTGCAGATGCTGAACGCCGCCAAGCGTCCGCTGATCATCGCGGGCGGCGGCATCATCAACGCCGACGCCTCCGAGCTGCTGGTGAAGTTCGCCGAGCTGACCGGTGTGCCGGTCGTCCCGACCCTGATGGGCTGGGGCACCCTGCCCGACGATCACGAGCTGAACGCGGGCATGGTCGGTCTGCAGACCTCCCACATCTACGGCAACGAGTCGCTGCTGGAGTCCGACTTCGTGCTGGGCATCGGCAACCGGTGGGCCAACCGCCACACCGGCGCGCTGGACGTCTACACCAAGGACCGCACCTTCGTGCACGTCGACATCGAGCCGACCCAGATCGGCCGCGTGTTCGCGCCCGATTACGGTGTCGTCTCCGATGCCGGTGCGGCACTGGAGCAGTTCATCGCCGTGGCCGAGTCGCTGGACAAGGTCGGTTCGCTGACCGACCACAGCGCGTGGGTCAAGCAGGTGCGTGCCAAGCGCGCCACCGGTCAGCGCAAGACGCACTTCGACAACGTGCCGCTGAAGCCGGCGCGCGTGTACGAGGAGATGAACAAGGCGTTCGGCCCCGAGACCCGCTACGTGACCACCATCGGTCTGTCGCAGATCCAGGCGTCCCAGATGCTGCACGTGTACAAGCCGCGGCACTGGATCAACGCCGGTCAGGCCGGTCCGCTGGGCTGGACCCTGCCGGCCGCGCTGGGTGTGGCCACCGCCGTCAAGGACGAGCCCGTCGTGGCCCTGTCCGGTGACTACGACTTCCAGTTCCTGATCGAGGAATTGGCCGTCGGCGCGCAGTTCAACATTCCGTACATCCATGTGCTGGTGAACAATTCGTACCTGGGCCTGATCCGTCAGGCGCAGCGGGCGTTCGACATGGACTACTACGTGCAGCTGGACTTCGAGAACATCAACTCTCCCGAGGTCAACGGCTACGGCGTGGACCACGTCAAGGTCGCGGAAGGCTTGGGCTGCAAGGCGATTCGCGTCTTCAACCCGGAGGACATCGGTCCCGCCTTCGAGAAGGCCAAGTCGCTGATGGCCGAGTACAAGGTGCCGGTCGTGGTGGAGTGCATTCTCGAGCGTGTCACCAACGTGTCCATGGGTGCGGCCGGGATCGACGCGATCACGGAGTTCGAGGAGCTGGCCTCCGCGTTCGCCGACGCCCCCACCGCAACCGTCCCGCTGGACTAG
- a CDS encoding glycerate kinase produces MARVLIASDKFKGSLTAVQVGAAVRAGIRRARPDAEVSVVPVADGGDGTVAAALAAGFDAVPLTASGPTGEPVLTAYARRDDLAVVEMADVSGLVRLPDGLLRPMTATSRGTGEVIAAAVAAGCRRIVLGIGGSAGTDGGAGLLEALGARLLDAEGEPIGDGGAALTRVASIDLSALRERMAGVEVVVACDVDNPLTGPYGAAAVYGPQKGADPAQVAELDAALGQWAQRLAAELGSDRRAGTFDELAGAGAAGGVGFAALAVLGATLRPGIELMLELVGFDEQLAGTDLVITGEGKLDEQTLHGKAPAGVAAAARAAGVPVVAVCGRNTLPEDRLHDTGFAAAYSLIEIEPDEQRCLSAGAMLLQQLGFRIAEDYLPVDATVVAEQSGGVS; encoded by the coding sequence ATGGCTCGTGTGCTGATCGCCTCCGACAAATTCAAGGGCTCGCTGACCGCGGTTCAGGTCGGAGCCGCCGTGCGAGCCGGAATCCGGCGGGCGCGCCCCGACGCCGAGGTGTCGGTGGTGCCGGTCGCCGACGGCGGTGACGGCACCGTCGCCGCCGCGCTCGCGGCCGGCTTCGACGCGGTCCCCTTGACCGCCTCGGGGCCGACCGGGGAACCGGTGCTGACCGCCTACGCCCGCCGCGACGACCTCGCGGTCGTCGAGATGGCGGACGTGTCGGGCCTGGTGCGGCTGCCGGACGGCCTGCTGCGACCGATGACCGCCACCAGCCGGGGCACCGGCGAGGTGATCGCGGCCGCGGTCGCGGCGGGATGCCGCCGCATCGTGCTCGGAATCGGCGGCAGCGCCGGAACCGACGGCGGCGCAGGACTTCTGGAGGCACTCGGTGCCCGTCTGCTGGACGCCGAGGGTGAGCCCATCGGCGACGGCGGGGCGGCTCTCACCCGGGTGGCGTCCATCGACCTGTCCGCCCTGCGGGAGCGGATGGCCGGCGTCGAGGTCGTCGTGGCCTGCGATGTCGACAATCCGCTGACCGGACCCTACGGGGCCGCTGCGGTCTACGGACCGCAGAAGGGCGCCGATCCGGCCCAGGTGGCCGAGCTGGACGCGGCGCTCGGGCAGTGGGCGCAACGGCTGGCCGCGGAACTCGGGTCGGATCGGCGTGCCGGGACCTTCGACGAGCTGGCGGGCGCCGGCGCCGCGGGGGGCGTCGGATTCGCCGCCCTCGCGGTGCTGGGCGCCACGCTGCGGCCCGGCATCGAATTGATGCTGGAGCTGGTCGGTTTCGACGAGCAGCTGGCCGGGACCGATCTGGTCATCACCGGTGAGGGCAAGCTCGACGAGCAGACTCTGCACGGCAAGGCCCCCGCCGGCGTCGCGGCCGCCGCACGCGCTGCGGGCGTGCCGGTGGTCGCGGTCTGCGGCCGCAACACCCTGCCCGAGGATCGGTTGCACGACACCGGATTCGCCGCCGCCTACTCGCTCATCGAGATCGAGCCGGACGAGCAGCGCTGTCTGAGCGCCGGAGCGATGTTGTTGCAGCAGCTCGGTTTCCGCATCGCCGAGGACTACCTTCCCGTCGATGCGACCGTCGTGGCCGAGCAGTCCGGAGGGGTGTCGTGA
- a CDS encoding fumarylacetoacetate hydrolase family protein, with the protein MRVGPKGAEKPAALDDSGTLRDLSALTPEIDGALLGNPVALAGIARALSFGDLPALDAGQRIGAPIARPGKVIGVGLNYSDHAAAIGAAIPESPVVFLKPGTTVSGPYDAIELPRGSRATDHEVELGVVLGQRLRDCADPATALGAVGGYVTANDVTERSGIAGEPTWVKGKSYDTFTPIGPWLVTPDEVGEPHALSLQLWVNGERRQSGSTGDMVVGVGEVLAYLSSLMTLEPGDLVLTGTPAGVAISKPEPKPYLRDGDVVVVEVAGLGRQQTLATGVRG; encoded by the coding sequence TTGCGAGTAGGACCAAAGGGCGCGGAAAAGCCCGCGGCCCTGGATGATTCGGGTACGTTGCGTGATCTGTCGGCGCTCACCCCGGAGATCGACGGCGCGCTGCTGGGTAATCCCGTCGCGCTGGCCGGGATCGCGCGGGCGTTGTCGTTCGGCGATCTCCCGGCCCTGGACGCCGGCCAGCGCATCGGCGCGCCGATCGCGCGGCCCGGCAAGGTGATCGGCGTCGGGCTCAACTACAGCGATCACGCCGCCGCCATCGGCGCGGCCATTCCGGAGAGCCCGGTGGTGTTCCTCAAGCCGGGCACCACCGTCAGCGGACCCTACGACGCGATCGAGCTGCCGCGCGGCAGCCGGGCCACCGACCACGAGGTCGAACTCGGCGTGGTGCTCGGTCAGCGGTTGCGCGACTGCGCCGATCCCGCCACCGCGCTGGGGGCGGTCGGCGGATACGTCACCGCCAACGACGTGACCGAGCGCAGTGGCATCGCGGGCGAGCCGACCTGGGTGAAGGGCAAGTCCTACGACACCTTCACGCCCATCGGTCCGTGGCTGGTGACTCCCGACGAGGTCGGCGAGCCGCACGCGCTGAGCCTGCAGCTGTGGGTGAACGGGGAACGGCGGCAATCGGGTTCGACCGGTGACATGGTCGTCGGCGTCGGCGAGGTGCTGGCCTACCTCAGCTCGCTGATGACCCTCGAACCCGGTGACCTGGTGCTGACCGGAACGCCCGCGGGTGTCGCGATCAGCAAGCCGGAGCCGAAACCCTATCTGCGCGACGGCGATGTCGTGGTCGTCGAGGTCGCCGGACTGGGACGGCAGCAGACCCTGGCCACCGGCGTGCGCGGCTGA
- a CDS encoding VOC family protein yields the protein MSDTIRPGDPIWTDLFTTDTDGAIAFYGELFGWTADIAPEHGNYITFRKDGKAVAGGMAGDADAGPSQWTIYLASTDAEATAAQVTAAGGTVVVPPTAVGDLGTFAVFGDKGGVGVGVWQSDNMTGFEQRGTVGDGHWDGHVGAPSWFELHTRGYDDALKFYGEAFGWQDPFTIAETPEFRYTTIHSTTPMLGGVMDATSFLPPGVPGYWTVYFGVEDVDASVRKVVELGGSIITAAEDTPYGRLAAVADPNGVRFSLGGNKS from the coding sequence ATGTCCGACACCATCCGGCCCGGCGATCCGATCTGGACCGACCTGTTCACCACCGACACCGACGGCGCGATCGCCTTCTACGGCGAATTGTTCGGCTGGACCGCAGATATCGCGCCCGAGCACGGCAACTACATCACCTTCCGCAAGGACGGCAAGGCGGTCGCGGGCGGCATGGCCGGCGACGCCGACGCCGGGCCCAGCCAGTGGACGATCTACCTGGCCAGCACCGACGCGGAGGCGACGGCGGCGCAGGTCACCGCGGCGGGCGGCACGGTCGTGGTGCCGCCGACGGCGGTCGGAGATCTCGGCACGTTCGCCGTGTTCGGCGACAAGGGCGGCGTGGGCGTCGGCGTATGGCAGTCGGACAATATGACCGGTTTCGAACAGCGCGGCACCGTCGGCGACGGCCACTGGGACGGGCACGTCGGCGCGCCCTCCTGGTTCGAGCTGCACACCCGCGGTTATGACGACGCGCTGAAGTTCTACGGGGAGGCGTTCGGCTGGCAGGATCCGTTCACCATCGCCGAGACCCCCGAATTCCGGTACACCACAATCCATTCCACCACCCCGATGCTGGGCGGCGTGATGGACGCGACCAGCTTCCTGCCGCCAGGCGTCCCCGGCTACTGGACCGTCTACTTCGGTGTGGAGGACGTGGACGCCAGCGTGCGCAAAGTGGTGGAACTGGGCGGCAGCATCATCACGGCCGCCGAGGACACGCCCTACGGCCGCTTGGCCGCCGTCGCCGATCCCAACGGTGTGCGATTCAGCTTGGGCGGCAACAAGTCCTGA
- a CDS encoding alpha/beta hydrolase family protein: protein MFAPAAALSDTPGIVLVAGSGPGPRQEYRREAEAFAAMGITTLVYDKHTDGYSRTHVDFGLLADDALAAVRVLRATPGVRPDRVGLWGFSEGGWVTPLAAARSADVAFLITLGASGFTPLRTQTWNLTNRIRQQGDSSSLAATLSGPAARLIDAAGLFPAADYDPRPAWANVRVPVLALWGRHDVQVPPAESAAVVRAALAADPSVTLRFLDGSHNGRATTTGFDRIGATYESPVPPGDFAPGYLDTMRAWLRQVTDGTPPACSADDPPAQARASQDPGAPGWSSAVAQAVTLGLIVAGFLAYLAISFADNGIRTARVARGIPRWLAGTGLLTTVASLLYLLSIYATGGHALAPMLLHRPLPWLVVQLLALATTGLLATTGVTAVRRRAELTRAHRLALSALLCAGFVWLAWVLTWGLLTR from the coding sequence GTGTTCGCGCCCGCCGCCGCCCTTTCCGACACACCCGGCATCGTCCTGGTGGCCGGCTCCGGCCCGGGTCCCCGCCAGGAATACCGCCGCGAGGCGGAGGCTTTCGCCGCCATGGGGATCACCACCCTCGTCTACGACAAGCACACCGACGGCTATTCCCGCACCCACGTCGACTTCGGACTCCTCGCCGACGACGCCCTCGCCGCCGTCCGCGTGCTGCGGGCCACGCCGGGAGTGCGCCCGGACCGGGTGGGGCTGTGGGGTTTCAGCGAGGGCGGCTGGGTGACGCCGCTGGCGGCCGCCCGGTCGGCCGACGTGGCGTTTCTGATCACGCTCGGCGCGTCCGGCTTCACGCCGTTGCGCACCCAGACCTGGAATCTCACCAATCGGATACGGCAACAAGGCGATTCGAGCTCGTTGGCGGCCACCCTGAGCGGCCCCGCAGCACGCCTGATCGACGCCGCCGGACTGTTCCCCGCCGCCGACTACGATCCGCGTCCCGCATGGGCGAATGTCCGGGTGCCCGTGCTGGCATTGTGGGGCCGCCACGATGTGCAGGTGCCCCCGGCGGAGAGCGCCGCGGTCGTGCGGGCGGCACTGGCGGCCGATCCCAGCGTCACCCTCCGGTTCCTGGACGGATCCCACAACGGCCGCGCCACCACCACCGGCTTCGACCGGATCGGCGCGACCTACGAATCACCGGTCCCGCCCGGCGATTTCGCGCCCGGCTACCTCGACACCATGCGAGCGTGGCTGCGACAGGTCACCGACGGCACTCCCCCGGCGTGCTCGGCCGACGACCCGCCGGCGCAGGCCCGCGCCAGTCAGGACCCCGGCGCGCCCGGATGGAGCTCCGCCGTCGCGCAGGCCGTCACGCTGGGGCTGATCGTCGCGGGCTTCCTCGCCTACCTGGCGATCTCGTTCGCGGACAACGGAATTCGTACCGCCCGCGTGGCCCGCGGTATCCCCCGCTGGCTCGCCGGCACCGGATTGCTCACCACCGTCGCGTCGCTGCTGTATCTGCTGTCGATCTACGCGACCGGCGGCCACGCGCTCGCGCCGATGCTGCTGCATCGGCCGCTGCCCTGGCTGGTCGTGCAACTGCTGGCCCTCGCGACCACCGGGTTGCTGGCGACCACCGGCGTCACCGCGGTCCGCCGCCGCGCGGAGCTCACCCGGGCCCACCGTCTCGCGCTTTCCGCGCTGCTCTGCGCGGGCTTCGTATGGTTGGCGTGGGTCCTGACCTGGGGTCTGCTGACCCGATGA
- a CDS encoding helix-turn-helix domain-containing protein — translation MADSTEPEFLTDVAALRLLAHPLRRRIEEQLRAGPVNATSLAQALGESTGATSYHLRQLARHGFVEEAAELSTGKQRWWRAVPGDRRLPRYSSQTEEMRAASAEIARQHLAELVELYQSFERHAGEMGAQADLFTYSRATIRVDSARFEEFFEEYIALVKRYGASGADTEDGRKAVLLRMFSFPETP, via the coding sequence GTGGCCGATTCGACGGAACCCGAATTCCTCACCGACGTAGCGGCTTTACGGCTGCTCGCGCACCCGCTCCGCCGCCGGATCGAGGAGCAGTTGCGGGCCGGGCCGGTCAACGCCACCAGCCTGGCGCAGGCGCTGGGCGAGAGCACCGGCGCGACCAGCTACCACCTGCGGCAGCTGGCCAGACACGGCTTCGTCGAGGAAGCCGCCGAGCTGTCCACCGGCAAGCAGCGGTGGTGGCGGGCGGTCCCCGGGGATCGCCGGCTGCCCAGATACAGCTCCCAGACCGAGGAGATGCGCGCCGCCAGCGCCGAGATCGCCAGGCAGCACCTCGCCGAGCTGGTCGAGCTGTACCAGTCGTTCGAACGCCATGCCGGTGAAATGGGCGCGCAGGCCGACCTTTTCACGTACTCGCGGGCCACGATCCGCGTCGATTCGGCGCGTTTCGAGGAGTTCTTCGAGGAGTACATCGCCCTGGTCAAGCGCTACGGCGCGAGCGGGGCGGACACCGAAGACGGCCGAAAGGCCGTGCTGTTGCGCATGTTCAGCTTCCCGGAGACCCCATGA